From the Lathyrus oleraceus cultivar Zhongwan6 chromosome 4, CAAS_Psat_ZW6_1.0, whole genome shotgun sequence genome, one window contains:
- the LOC127136537 gene encoding uncharacterized protein LOC127136537, producing MDKEEDQLIEVDLEIKENEVVREEVVAPKPVVKETGTEPKSVVKLPFPTRNKKKGQHEKNFEKFLELFKKLEINIPLLEALEQMHTYAKSFNKALIDLGANVSLMPLFIYKKLGIGVVQDTRMTLQFVDHSVKKPYGIVKDVLVKIDKFVFPVDFVILEMPEDEEIPLILGRPFLETGRCLINIEEETMTLKVYDEELKIDVRNTMKYKDDVCTSHTIEVLDQVMSYDSPLNAP from the exons ATGGATAAAGAGGAAGATCAATTGATCGAAGTGGATCttgagatcaaagaaaatgaagttgtgAGGGAAGAAGTGGTGGCACCAAAACCAGTAGTGAAAGAAACAGGCACTGAGCCTAAGTCGGTTGTTAAGCTTCCTTTTCCCACCAGAAACAAGAAAAAGGGGcaacatgagaaaaactttgaaaAGTTCCTAGAGTTGTTCAAGAAGTTAGAGATTAACATTCCGCTGTTGGAGGCACTTGAACAAATGCATActtatgccaa gtcatTCAACAAAGCTCTTATTGATCTAGGAGCTAATGTGAGTCTCATGCCGTTATTCATTTACAAGAAGCTTGGTATAGGGGTTGTGCAAGATACTCGGATGACACTCCAATTCGTTGATCATTCGGTCAAGAAACCATATGGTATTGTTAAAGATGTTCTGGtgaaaattgacaagtttgtatTCCCAGTGGATTTCGTAATTCTAGAAATGCCTGAAGATGAAGAGATCCCTCTCATTCTTGGGAGACCCTTTTTAGAGACAGGAAGGTGCTTGATCAACATAGAAGAAGAGACTATGACGTTGAAGGTTTATGATGAGGAATTAAAGATTGATGTTCGAAACACCATGAAGTACAAGGATGATGTTTGTACCAGTCATACTATAGAGGTTCTGGATCAGGTGATGTCGTATGATAGTCCTTTGAATGCACCATAG